In the genome of Leptospira tipperaryensis, one region contains:
- a CDS encoding LA_0442/LA_0875 N-terminal domain-containing protein gives MQLLKKFYLILFSLFLLPFSLFAETVLLHEGGSFRGKVVTQNQKTITLQTKEGKRVVAKKEILKVIYKDIDEEEEERIRNAEVKRLEDEKLSKQRNLDLKKQKEEEERLRKEKEADEKNQKPLPPAPPPKPAVSKAGALGRSAILPGWGQWASGRKFAAVIYPTLFLAAGYAVYENNRKYHVARKDYESYGNPYSNEAIALSALGVYNPTLPPVITDPLTLYLYNETSSNQYQNRREAVDKAYKNLQTSIGVLAGIYLINLADAFIFGGAVSSSVGISDGSSKGVMFDFNPMANSGTTMGGTSSTSWESKYTFGYRYNF, from the coding sequence ATGCAATTATTGAAAAAATTTTATCTGATTCTATTCAGTCTATTCTTACTTCCCTTCTCTCTTTTTGCCGAGACGGTTCTTTTACACGAAGGAGGCTCTTTTCGTGGAAAGGTCGTCACTCAAAATCAGAAAACGATCACTCTTCAGACAAAGGAAGGGAAACGAGTCGTAGCCAAAAAAGAAATCCTGAAAGTAATCTATAAGGATATCGACGAAGAAGAGGAAGAAAGAATCCGAAACGCCGAAGTCAAAAGATTGGAAGATGAAAAACTTTCCAAACAAAGAAACTTAGATCTTAAAAAACAAAAGGAAGAGGAAGAACGTCTTCGTAAAGAAAAAGAAGCGGATGAAAAAAATCAAAAACCTCTTCCTCCAGCACCTCCGCCTAAACCCGCAGTGTCAAAAGCGGGAGCGCTCGGAAGGTCCGCAATTCTTCCCGGTTGGGGACAATGGGCGAGCGGAAGAAAGTTCGCCGCGGTTATCTACCCTACTCTCTTTTTAGCCGCGGGTTATGCGGTATATGAGAACAATCGAAAATATCACGTCGCAAGAAAAGACTATGAGAGTTACGGAAATCCATATTCAAACGAAGCGATCGCCTTATCGGCGTTAGGAGTTTATAACCCGACTCTTCCTCCGGTGATTACCGATCCTTTGACCCTCTATCTCTATAACGAAACTTCGAGCAATCAGTATCAAAATCGAAGAGAAGCGGTCGATAAGGCCTATAAGAATTTGCAGACGAGCATCGGTGTGTTAGCCGGAATTTATCTGATCAACTTGGCGGACGCTTTTATCTTTGGAGGTGCGGTTTCTTCTTCCGTGGGAATCTCCGACGGATCAAGCAAAGGTGTGATGTTCGATTTTAACCCGATGGCAAACTCCGGAACTACGATGGGTGGAACCTCGTCCACTTCTTGGGAATCCAAATATACCTTCGGTTACAGATATAACTTTTAG
- a CDS encoding sensor histidine kinase, producing MSSLWKNTRILFAVIWLVVTFSLGVWWFLLGLKLTSLIAELSAKLGGAAGTESLLVLERQSRMIKMEGHFFLAMLVLGGSTLIWLSYKDAQRNKLIHDFFSTVTHEMKTPLASLRLQAESLQEELPNPSENKLISRLLMDSVRIESQMNRAMYLASLTRSEILYIEKTNLQEVIASIREDFPSLKIDVSHLENSNVAADRKALESIFKNLAENAIKHGRATALEVISKKQAPGKIWINVIDNGTGFDGKYKTLGIPFNRHTSTSGTGIGLYIIKKLMNKMKGRMEVVPVASGFRVDLILPEVV from the coding sequence ATGTCTTCTCTTTGGAAAAACACGAGAATTCTTTTTGCAGTTATCTGGCTGGTGGTAACTTTTTCTCTCGGAGTCTGGTGGTTTCTCTTGGGATTAAAACTCACGAGTTTGATCGCCGAACTCAGCGCGAAACTCGGAGGAGCCGCAGGGACGGAAAGTCTTCTTGTCTTGGAAAGACAGAGTAGAATGATCAAGATGGAAGGTCATTTTTTTCTCGCCATGCTCGTGTTAGGCGGAAGCACTTTGATCTGGCTTTCTTATAAGGACGCACAGAGAAACAAACTCATTCATGATTTTTTTTCGACAGTGACCCACGAGATGAAAACTCCGCTCGCGAGTCTTCGTCTCCAAGCCGAAAGTCTTCAGGAAGAATTGCCCAATCCGAGCGAAAACAAACTCATCTCGCGATTGTTGATGGATTCGGTTCGTATCGAGTCCCAGATGAACCGAGCGATGTATCTCGCAAGTCTAACAAGATCAGAAATCCTTTATATAGAAAAAACGAATCTTCAAGAGGTGATCGCTTCGATCAGGGAAGACTTTCCGAGTTTAAAAATCGACGTTTCTCATCTTGAAAACTCAAACGTGGCCGCGGATCGAAAGGCGCTGGAAAGTATTTTTAAGAATCTCGCGGAGAACGCGATCAAACACGGAAGGGCGACCGCGCTCGAGGTGATTTCCAAAAAACAAGCTCCCGGAAAAATTTGGATCAACGTGATCGACAACGGAACCGGTTTCGACGGAAAATACAAAACTCTCGGAATTCCTTTTAATCGGCATACGAGCACGAGCGGAACCGGAATCGGACTTTATATCATAAAAAAATTGATGAACAAGATGAAAGGAAGAATGGAGGTCGTCCCCGTTGCTTCCGGATTTAGAGTGGATCTGATTCTTCCGGAGGTCGTTTGA
- a CDS encoding glutamyl-tRNA reductase: MWSTLRVYHSTQKDREMIENPDSFSWMTCMRTIWIADSRIHGGPSSLPSALETYSGYEGYRFLLEVISGLHSRLLGETEVLAQFRDKFKNPSLPSSAFGEYLARLRDSLIQDSRSIRSRYLQNIGEQSYGGLANKYLKDATHVTLLGTGQLSEKILPWMKNRNVTLVGRNETRLSELSTTFEVNSKLLNDWKADGSAIVVAAPLDLTPYLDQIHPGTLIVDFREVPLEKKLPDTIHSISFAAMLDSIRETEERALQIRERVQPALDEIVEERELEAQQFIFGWEDLTCPAF; this comes from the coding sequence ATGTGGTCCACACTTCGCGTTTATCATTCTACTCAGAAAGACAGAGAGATGATTGAGAATCCGGATTCTTTTTCCTGGATGACCTGTATGCGCACGATTTGGATCGCCGACAGCCGAATTCACGGCGGGCCTTCTTCTCTTCCTTCCGCCTTGGAAACTTATTCCGGCTACGAAGGTTATCGTTTTCTTTTGGAAGTCATCTCGGGTCTTCATTCCAGGCTCTTGGGTGAAACGGAAGTTCTCGCTCAATTCCGAGATAAATTTAAGAATCCTTCTCTCCCCTCTTCCGCATTTGGAGAATATTTAGCAAGGCTTCGCGACAGCCTCATTCAGGATTCTAGAAGTATTCGTTCTCGTTATCTTCAAAACATTGGCGAACAATCGTACGGCGGACTCGCAAATAAATATCTGAAAGACGCGACTCATGTAACTCTTCTGGGGACCGGGCAACTTTCCGAAAAAATTCTTCCTTGGATGAAAAATCGAAACGTGACTCTCGTGGGAAGAAACGAAACCCGTCTTTCTGAACTTTCCACTACGTTTGAAGTGAATTCGAAATTGTTAAACGACTGGAAAGCTGACGGTTCTGCGATCGTGGTCGCGGCTCCTCTGGATCTGACTCCTTATCTCGATCAGATTCATCCGGGGACTTTGATCGTAGATTTCAGAGAAGTTCCTCTGGAAAAAAAACTTCCTGATACGATTCATTCTATTTCTTTTGCTGCGATGTTGGATTCTATTCGTGAAACCGAAGAAAGAGCTCTTCAAATCAGGGAAAGAGTGCAGCCTGCGTTAGACGAAATTGTTGAAGAGCGGGAGCTCGAAGCGCAGCAATTTATTTTCGGCTGGGAAGATCTTACTTGTCCCGCGTTCTAA
- the hemB gene encoding porphobilinogen synthase: METKQRRIRLNAALRDLASSESLNYKKLIQPLFIVEGLKEKEKMDSLPGVFRDTEASVLKQVESDLKSGVTHFILFLVPELKSNTEIPKPFYERAISSLKKEFPESFLWIDTCMCSLTTHGHCGLLHKDGSIDNPASVKHLSDIALTYAQSGADGIAPSDMMDGRVGSHRRILDTNGFSHVPVMSYSTKFKSNFYGPFRAAADSAPGHGDRSSYQIDVRNREDSILSSIRDKEEGADFLMVKPGMTSIDLIGPIREQTGLPTGAYQVSGEYASIHYLAQNGFCDFDSALRETWQIFSRARSSYLITYAARRGKEIFQ, from the coding sequence TTGGAAACCAAACAGAGAAGAATTCGGCTTAACGCCGCCCTCAGAGATCTCGCTTCTTCGGAAAGTCTCAATTACAAAAAGCTAATACAGCCTCTCTTTATCGTGGAAGGTCTGAAAGAAAAAGAGAAAATGGATTCTCTTCCGGGCGTTTTTAGAGATACGGAAGCGAGCGTTTTGAAACAAGTCGAGTCCGATCTAAAATCCGGCGTGACACATTTTATTCTCTTTTTGGTTCCTGAGCTCAAATCGAATACTGAAATTCCAAAACCGTTTTACGAACGTGCGATTTCATCTCTTAAAAAAGAATTCCCGGAATCGTTTCTTTGGATCGACACTTGTATGTGTTCTCTTACGACTCACGGTCATTGTGGTCTTTTGCACAAGGACGGAAGTATCGACAATCCAGCTTCCGTAAAACACCTTTCGGATATCGCGCTCACCTACGCACAGTCAGGCGCCGACGGAATCGCTCCGAGCGATATGATGGACGGAAGAGTAGGAAGCCATCGTAGAATCTTGGATACGAACGGTTTTTCTCACGTCCCTGTGATGAGTTATTCCACGAAGTTTAAGAGTAATTTTTACGGACCTTTTCGTGCGGCGGCGGATTCCGCTCCGGGACACGGAGATCGTTCTTCGTATCAGATCGACGTTCGCAATCGGGAGGATTCGATTCTTTCTTCGATTCGAGACAAAGAAGAAGGCGCTGACTTTCTGATGGTCAAACCCGGAATGACTTCGATCGATCTCATCGGTCCGATCCGAGAACAAACCGGACTTCCCACCGGAGCGTATCAAGTAAGCGGAGAATACGCTTCGATACATTACTTGGCGCAAAACGGATTTTGCGATTTCGATTCCGCGTTACGCGAAACATGGCAGATCTTTTCGAGAGCGCGTTCCTCGTATCTCATTACTTATGCCGCTAGAAGAGGAAAGGAGATTTTTCAATGA
- a CDS encoding response regulator transcription factor, with protein sequence MKAKLLLVEDDRSLGETLQERLQKEGYEVFWTVSAVSAKKLAKDEKPHLILLDVRLPDGDGFTLAEELKETKDCPPFLFLTAQAGAPERLRGFELGAEEFIPKPFHLKELLIRVKHVLESHKHSIEESKFRYKDYILDFQGFQIKKGTEEFPLSKRDCALLHFLVSERDRTVSRAEILDRLWGEESFPTNRTIDNSIVRLRQAFGEDGDAVIRSVRGVGYQWTGDIQNVE encoded by the coding sequence ATGAAAGCCAAACTCTTGTTAGTCGAAGACGATCGATCTCTCGGAGAAACTCTTCAGGAAAGACTTCAGAAAGAAGGATACGAAGTATTCTGGACTGTGTCTGCGGTTTCCGCAAAAAAACTTGCGAAAGACGAGAAGCCGCATTTGATTCTTCTGGACGTAAGGCTTCCCGATGGAGACGGGTTTACGCTCGCGGAAGAACTGAAAGAAACAAAGGATTGTCCGCCGTTTTTATTTTTGACCGCGCAGGCCGGAGCTCCCGAAAGACTTCGCGGTTTTGAATTGGGTGCTGAAGAATTTATTCCAAAGCCGTTTCATCTCAAGGAACTTTTGATACGAGTCAAACACGTATTAGAATCTCATAAACATTCCATTGAAGAATCCAAGTTTCGTTATAAAGATTATATATTAGATTTTCAAGGGTTTCAGATCAAAAAAGGAACGGAAGAATTTCCGCTTTCGAAAAGAGACTGCGCCCTACTCCACTTTTTAGTAAGCGAACGGGATCGCACCGTCAGCCGCGCCGAAATTTTGGACAGACTTTGGGGAGAGGAAAGCTTCCCGACAAATAGAACGATAGACAACTCGATCGTACGACTCAGACAAGCCTTCGGTGAAGACGGAGACGCCGTGATTCGTTCGGTAAGAGGAGTCGGTTATCAATGGACTGGAGATATTCAAAATGTCGAATGA
- a CDS encoding uroporphyrinogen decarboxylase family protein, producing the protein MSNERYLNALQGIAQKIPPVWMMRQAGRYHKHYQALRQKHSFEELCKIPELAAEVAFGPVDEFDFDVAILFSDILFPLEALGMGLKYTDAGPELGFAIRSKEDLAKLKSVKDSISFMQFQKDAMKLTRERIPKEKSLIGFVGGPWTLFTYAVAGKHEGNLSLPKTLTNVRKEFLEEIVQFLKANIALQLEGGADLIMIFDTAGGDLSPALFEEIVVPGVKSLADAFPGKVGYYSRGTASPHFQSVQRISSLAGYGLDHRWDLRDVFKTEKRMIQGNFDQALLFMEREEFKKTLIDYLKPFQDLAPSERVGWVCGLGHGVMPKTPEDNVKTFVETVRETFR; encoded by the coding sequence ATGTCGAATGAACGATATTTAAACGCGTTGCAAGGGATTGCACAAAAAATTCCGCCCGTATGGATGATGAGGCAGGCGGGGCGTTATCACAAACACTACCAAGCCCTTCGGCAAAAACATTCTTTCGAAGAACTCTGTAAAATTCCGGAACTCGCCGCGGAAGTCGCCTTCGGGCCCGTAGACGAATTTGATTTCGACGTAGCGATTCTTTTTTCCGATATCCTCTTCCCTCTGGAAGCGTTAGGGATGGGATTAAAATACACCGATGCCGGACCCGAACTCGGTTTTGCGATTCGATCCAAAGAAGATCTCGCGAAGTTAAAGTCAGTAAAGGATTCCATTTCCTTTATGCAATTTCAAAAGGACGCGATGAAATTGACTCGGGAAAGAATTCCAAAAGAAAAATCTCTGATCGGCTTCGTGGGCGGTCCTTGGACTTTGTTTACATACGCGGTCGCGGGAAAACACGAGGGCAACCTTTCACTTCCGAAGACATTGACGAATGTCAGGAAAGAATTCTTAGAAGAGATCGTCCAATTCTTAAAGGCAAACATCGCCTTACAATTGGAGGGCGGGGCAGACTTGATCATGATTTTTGATACCGCCGGCGGAGATCTTTCACCGGCGCTTTTTGAGGAGATCGTGGTTCCCGGAGTAAAAAGTCTCGCCGATGCCTTTCCGGGAAAGGTCGGATATTATAGCAGGGGAACCGCTTCTCCGCACTTTCAGAGCGTACAAAGAATTTCTTCTCTTGCGGGTTACGGACTCGATCATCGATGGGATCTTCGAGACGTTTTTAAAACCGAAAAAAGAATGATCCAAGGAAACTTTGATCAGGCGTTATTGTTTATGGAAAGAGAAGAATTTAAGAAAACTCTAATAGACTATTTGAAACCGTTCCAAGATCTGGCTCCGTCGGAAAGGGTCGGTTGGGTCTGCGGACTCGGTCACGGCGTAATGCCTAAAACGCCAGAAGACAACGTAAAAACATTCGTAGAAACAGTGAGAGAAACATTCCGATGA
- the hemN gene encoding oxygen-independent coproporphyrinogen III oxidase: MTTAKDLIAKYDIPAPRYTSYPTVPYWSENPTTEEWLDKVRNRLSPEDSSLSLYLHIPFCETLCSFCGCNTSITKNHAVEDPYIQSLLEEFENYVVAVPEIGQRELKELHLGGGSPTYLSEKNIEFLLDSMLKKMNVSSKPDFSLEVDPRRTRETQLKILHDFGFRRISLGVQDFDPEVQRLINRTQPFEMTERITDVSRNIGFSSVNFDLIYGLPKQTLDSMKRTVEKTLELRPDRIAFYSYAHVPWIKAAQRLFTEADLPSGPEKRELYEVSREMFLEAGYHEIGMDHFALETDSLSTAAKNGTLHRNFMGYTTKTTEMLLGLGVSAISDSWDCFHQNEKIVKKYQKHIQENKFATLRGHKLDTEDLTQRALILQLSTTGKVRVPDQILQDVRLYLASMEDDTLIRWEGNLLSLTEKGWPFLRNACTGLDLRLRRKSPESRVFSRAI, from the coding sequence ATGACTACAGCAAAAGATTTGATCGCAAAATACGACATACCCGCTCCGCGTTATACGAGTTATCCGACGGTCCCGTATTGGTCTGAAAATCCGACAACTGAAGAATGGTTGGACAAGGTGAGAAATCGCCTGAGTCCGGAAGATTCTTCGTTATCCTTGTATCTTCATATTCCTTTTTGTGAAACGTTATGCTCCTTTTGCGGATGTAATACTTCGATCACAAAAAATCACGCCGTGGAAGACCCGTATATTCAATCTCTACTCGAAGAATTTGAAAACTACGTCGTCGCCGTTCCTGAAATCGGACAAAGGGAATTAAAAGAACTGCATCTAGGCGGAGGAAGCCCGACTTATCTTTCCGAGAAAAACATAGAATTCTTATTAGATTCTATGTTAAAAAAAATGAATGTATCTTCAAAACCTGATTTTTCACTCGAAGTGGATCCGAGAAGAACGAGAGAGACACAACTCAAGATTCTTCATGATTTTGGTTTTAGAAGAATCAGTCTCGGAGTGCAGGATTTTGATCCCGAGGTGCAAAGGCTCATCAATCGTACACAACCGTTTGAAATGACGGAAAGAATCACCGACGTTTCCAGAAACATAGGATTTAGTTCCGTGAACTTCGATCTTATCTACGGCTTGCCAAAACAAACCTTGGATAGTATGAAACGAACTGTTGAAAAAACTCTCGAGTTGCGTCCCGATCGAATCGCATTCTATAGTTACGCTCACGTCCCTTGGATCAAAGCGGCACAGAGGCTTTTTACCGAAGCCGACCTTCCTTCCGGTCCTGAAAAAAGGGAACTCTATGAGGTCTCAAGAGAGATGTTTCTGGAAGCGGGTTATCATGAAATCGGCATGGATCATTTTGCTCTGGAAACGGATTCTCTCTCTACGGCGGCGAAGAATGGAACTTTGCACCGAAATTTTATGGGATATACAACAAAAACTACGGAAATGCTCTTGGGACTCGGAGTTTCTGCAATTTCCGACAGTTGGGATTGTTTTCATCAGAATGAGAAGATCGTAAAAAAATATCAGAAGCACATTCAAGAAAACAAGTTCGCTACACTCAGGGGACATAAACTCGATACGGAAGATCTGACTCAGAGAGCCTTGATCTTACAACTTTCTACAACGGGTAAGGTTCGAGTACCGGATCAAATTTTGCAGGATGTGCGACTCTATTTGGCTTCTATGGAAGACGATACTCTTATTAGATGGGAGGGAAATCTCCTTTCTTTGACTGAAAAGGGCTGGCCTTTTCTTAGAAACGCTTGTACGGGACTGGATCTTCGGTTAAGAAGAAAAAGTCCGGAATCGCGGGTTTTTTCAAGAGCCATCTAA
- a CDS encoding uroporphyrinogen synthase → MSRVLKIGSRKSALARLQTYLVLGALRKNFPDLQVELYFREASGDQDLQTPLWKMGTRGVFTQDLTKELVEGKVDLVVHSWKDLDLEGHPGTTILGVLDRADQRDVLLWKKSSLLKHSPEELKIQTSSPRREYNLKKFLPKFFPSRYKNSNLIFLPVRGNIQTRVRKWKESDADGLVVAKAALDRLLSTDFLNSDELEYQEIRKFLKEALEESVFQIFPLSLNPSAPAQGAVAAEVRTDDVWALDILKALSNSDVVAAVEEERKILHKFGGGCHQKIGVSILKRPYGKILYQRGLTDAGEVLEIEEQFFSFSAPPAASVEKAYPVPGEAIKQKRTPLPSNKGYVLTADGKKENHILPEELIQKDWLVTRGNAYPNLDSSLEHKGLVWTSGLKTWQQLAERDVWVHGSLDALGEEELPKGSLFEKNLNFVKCTHIGSTEIESGLERVLTYQTIPLEDHPDLSDKTHFFWMSASQFDKALSLFPQIRDRNHACGPGITSSHIRKVLGESANISIFIHYESWLASLGLKEFKGTELGNQTEKNSA, encoded by the coding sequence TTGTCCCGCGTTCTAAAGATCGGTTCCCGCAAAAGCGCTCTCGCCAGACTTCAAACCTATCTTGTACTCGGTGCCCTCCGAAAAAATTTTCCGGATCTACAGGTGGAACTCTATTTTAGAGAAGCTTCGGGCGATCAGGACTTACAAACCCCTCTCTGGAAAATGGGAACCCGAGGCGTTTTTACGCAGGACCTCACAAAAGAACTCGTGGAAGGCAAAGTCGATCTTGTCGTTCATTCTTGGAAAGACCTGGACTTGGAAGGTCATCCGGGAACTACGATTCTGGGCGTTTTGGATCGCGCGGATCAGAGAGACGTTCTTCTCTGGAAAAAATCCTCTCTTTTAAAACATTCTCCGGAAGAATTGAAGATTCAGACCTCTTCTCCCAGAAGAGAATACAATCTCAAAAAATTTCTTCCTAAGTTTTTTCCTTCTCGTTATAAAAATTCCAATCTTATCTTTCTTCCGGTGCGCGGAAATATTCAGACAAGAGTTCGTAAATGGAAAGAATCGGACGCAGACGGGCTCGTGGTCGCAAAGGCCGCCCTCGATCGTCTTTTGTCCACGGACTTTCTCAATTCCGACGAATTAGAATATCAAGAAATACGAAAGTTCTTAAAGGAAGCCTTGGAAGAATCCGTCTTTCAGATTTTTCCTTTGTCCTTAAATCCTTCCGCTCCGGCTCAAGGCGCCGTTGCGGCTGAAGTCAGAACCGACGACGTTTGGGCTTTGGATATTTTGAAAGCCCTTAGCAATTCCGACGTAGTAGCCGCAGTCGAAGAAGAGAGAAAAATTCTTCATAAGTTCGGCGGCGGTTGTCATCAAAAGATCGGAGTTTCGATTTTGAAACGTCCTTACGGTAAAATTTTGTATCAAAGAGGGCTTACCGATGCCGGAGAAGTTCTCGAAATCGAGGAACAATTTTTTTCTTTTTCGGCTCCGCCTGCAGCTTCCGTGGAAAAGGCCTATCCGGTTCCGGGGGAAGCGATCAAACAAAAAAGGACTCCTCTCCCATCTAACAAGGGTTATGTGCTCACCGCCGACGGTAAAAAGGAAAACCATATTCTTCCCGAAGAGTTGATCCAAAAGGACTGGCTCGTGACAAGAGGCAACGCGTATCCAAATCTGGATTCTTCCTTAGAACACAAGGGTCTTGTTTGGACGAGCGGTCTCAAAACTTGGCAACAGCTCGCGGAACGCGATGTTTGGGTGCACGGTTCCTTGGACGCTCTGGGTGAAGAAGAATTGCCGAAAGGGTCTCTCTTTGAAAAGAATTTGAATTTTGTAAAATGCACTCATATCGGTTCCACGGAAATTGAATCCGGTTTAGAAAGAGTTCTTACGTATCAAACGATTCCTCTCGAAGATCATCCGGATCTTTCCGATAAAACTCATTTTTTTTGGATGAGCGCGTCTCAGTTTGACAAAGCGCTTTCCTTGTTTCCTCAGATTCGCGACAGGAATCACGCCTGTGGGCCGGGAATTACTTCCTCTCATATCCGAAAAGTTCTGGGAGAATCCGCAAACATTTCTATCTTTATACACTATGAGTCCTGGCTTGCGAGTTTGGGCCTCAAGGAATTCAAAGGAACAGAGCTTGGAAACCAAACAGAGAAGAATTCGGCTTAA
- the hemL gene encoding glutamate-1-semialdehyde 2,1-aminomutase: protein MSQHQTSLSANSWKGKTSEELFERAKKVSPGGVHSPVRSFRSVGGTPVFFASANGATLTDISGKEYIDYCLSFGPLILGHRDPEVEEVVRETAGLAWSFGATEPYSLELAEFITSQIPWAEKVRFVNSGTEAVMSALRVARAATGREKILKFDGCYHGHLDALLVKAGSGLAGESSSDSAGISAYAIANTLVLPLDDEKNVEALFAKEGKDIAALIIEPLPANYGLLIQRKEFILKIVEIAKKHGTLVVFDEVISGFRTGFQGMAGLLGIKPDLVTYGKIIGGGFPVGCYAGRNDLMDLVAPAGPVYQAGTLSASPFGMRAGLATLQKAQRENVYSILEKRTKTFTEEMVNILNGSGLGEWEAVAHSSLFWFHKKTSEPIRTIEKIPEGHKEGFAKVFHALLKNGIYLAPSGYEVGFLSFAHTDAVISKTLETANKALKNL, encoded by the coding sequence ATGAGTCAGCATCAAACGTCTTTATCCGCAAATTCTTGGAAAGGAAAAACTTCGGAAGAACTTTTTGAAAGAGCAAAAAAGGTTTCTCCCGGAGGAGTTCATTCTCCCGTTCGTTCCTTTCGTTCCGTCGGAGGAACTCCCGTCTTCTTCGCTTCCGCAAACGGAGCTACGTTAACCGACATCTCCGGAAAAGAATACATCGACTATTGTCTCAGTTTTGGTCCTCTGATTCTTGGGCATCGGGATCCGGAAGTCGAAGAAGTCGTTCGCGAAACCGCCGGCCTCGCCTGGAGTTTTGGTGCAACCGAACCCTATTCTCTCGAACTCGCCGAATTTATCACGAGTCAAATCCCTTGGGCCGAAAAGGTTCGTTTTGTAAACTCGGGAACCGAGGCCGTAATGAGCGCGTTACGCGTCGCTCGCGCCGCAACCGGGAGAGAAAAGATTCTCAAGTTTGACGGATGTTATCACGGTCATTTGGACGCTCTTCTTGTAAAGGCGGGTTCGGGTCTTGCGGGAGAATCCTCTTCCGATAGCGCGGGAATTTCAGCTTATGCGATCGCAAACACTCTCGTTCTTCCTCTCGACGACGAAAAAAACGTGGAAGCCTTGTTCGCCAAAGAAGGAAAGGACATCGCCGCGCTGATCATCGAACCGCTTCCCGCCAACTACGGACTTCTGATCCAAAGAAAAGAATTTATTTTGAAGATTGTGGAGATTGCAAAAAAACACGGAACGTTAGTCGTCTTTGACGAAGTGATTTCGGGTTTTAGGACCGGATTTCAGGGAATGGCCGGTCTTCTTGGAATCAAACCGGATCTCGTAACTTATGGAAAGATCATCGGTGGAGGTTTTCCGGTCGGATGTTACGCCGGAAGAAACGACCTTATGGATCTCGTCGCGCCTGCGGGTCCGGTCTATCAAGCCGGAACCTTGAGCGCGAGTCCTTTTGGAATGAGGGCGGGTTTGGCGACTTTGCAAAAAGCTCAAAGAGAAAACGTCTATTCCATTCTTGAAAAAAGAACAAAAACATTCACCGAAGAAATGGTAAACATTCTCAACGGGAGCGGGCTGGGAGAATGGGAAGCGGTAGCGCATTCTTCTCTGTTCTGGTTTCATAAAAAAACGTCGGAGCCGATCCGCACGATCGAAAAAATTCCGGAAGGTCATAAGGAAGGTTTTGCAAAAGTATTTCACGCTTTGCTAAAGAACGGAATCTACCTCGCGCCTTCGGGATACGAGGTCGGATTTCTTTCCTTTGCACACACGGATGCGGTGATTTCAAAAACTCTGGAGACGGCCAACAAAGCTCTGAAAAATCTCTGA